The Marinicella rhabdoformis region GTGGTGATCATCAAGATTTAGAAGCATCAGATAACACCATCAACACCGTGTCATTCAATGGCCTCAGCGGCAACAACCAAATAGAACTACACATCACGGTCAGCCCAGATGGCACAGGTCGCTTTGCTTATTTGAACGCTTTTATTTTAAGTCGAGTGGATTGATAGCCATAAGGTTGAATAAGTGCTTGATTCAAAGGCGCTAGGTTTACTCGGTACTGTTATAATGATTTCTCTAACAAATTTTTCTAACAATATGGCTTTCAGCTTTGAAAGTTAAATGGCACCTGAAAACATGAATACATTATTGAGTACAAAAAGCCAAGTGAATGAAGCGGCGTTAATCGCTATTGCACACATGCCGACAACAAGTTTGCCGGCATTGGTGGATGCCGCTTTCATGCAACAGCTCAGCGATGCCGATTTCATGCGCATAGCGGTTTTATTGGCGCGAAAAAGTTATGACGAAGGTGGTTGTCCGATTGGCGCAGTCATCATTGACAACGCGACCAGAAAAATAGTCGGCAAGGGGCACAATACATTGGTCCAAGAATCACACCCTTATAACCATGGTGAAACTTCTGCCATACGTGATGCGGGCCGCATAGATTTTGGTCAAACGACTATTTTCACTAGCCTCAGTCCTTGTGATGTATGTGCGTCCTTGGTTTCGATGCGTGGTTTTGCCCGTGTTGTGGTTGGCGATATCACCAATGCCTCAGGTAATGAAGCGATGCTTCAAGACAAAGGCATTCAAGTTGAAATTTTAGAGGATCAAAAAGGCATCGAATTGTACGCTCAATTTAGGGTGGAAAAACCCGAACAAGACTTAGAAGATTGGCAAGGCTTGAATGCGGTCGTTAAACGGCCTGCCTGATAGGTCCTTAGTCATGATTAGAAGTGCAGCCCTTTACTCAGTTTGTTTTTGCACTTACCATTATAGAATCGAAAACAAATACCCAATAATAAACAACCCATAAAACAGACATGAATAAATACACCATTATTTTACCGTTACTTAGCGTGATCGCTGGCTCTGCGGAGGCTAAATTGCCTCAAAACGAAGCCACACAAGTCAACAATAATCAACTTGTTGAAGAAAAACGTTGGCAATGCCATACCAAATTAAATGCAGCGGGCCGCAAAAGCAGAGTAGAAAATGGCATGATGCCACACGTGGTGTTTGATGGCGAAATCAAAGCCAGCAGTATTGAATCACAAATGCTTAAATCCAAGCTGCCCGCACTTTCAGTGGCAGTGATTCACAAAGGTCAGTTGGATTGGAGTGCCGCTTGGGGGCGGATTGAAGCCAATGGCACCCCTGTCGATTGTGGCAGCTTATTTCAGGCCGGTTCATTGGCAAAACCTGTGACGGTGCTTGCCGCAATGCGTTTGAAGGAAGCGGGCAAAATTGACCTTGATCAGAACATCGAAACCTACCTGACCTCGTATGCCTTGCCAGCTGGTTTTCAAAGCAAAACCCACCCAGTCACATTCCGCAATCTGCTATCTCACACTTCAGGTTTAACAACAGGTGGCTATGGCGGTTATGCACAAAACGAGCCGATGCCAAGTGATCAGCAAATTGTCCGAGGCGAAGAACCAAGTAATACCAGCAAGGTCATGGTTGAAAAAGAGCCGGGGACATCGCTTGCGTATTCAGGTGGTGGTTATACTGTGGTTGAGATTGCACTACAAGACCAACTTAATCAAGATTTTCATCAAATCATGAACCAATGGTTGCTTCGCCCAATAGGAATGAAACAAGCTGATTTTTCTGTCCCATTAGCGAAGTCAAAACACCCGCATACGGCGCTAGGGCACCAGATTGATGGTACAGTTGTTCAAGGTGGTTGGCATAATCACCCAGAACAGGCGGCTGCGGGATTGTGGGCCACAGCAACTGATATGGCCATGCTGTTACTCGAATTGCACAAAGGGTATAAA contains the following coding sequences:
- a CDS encoding nucleoside deaminase; its protein translation is MAPENMNTLLSTKSQVNEAALIAIAHMPTTSLPALVDAAFMQQLSDADFMRIAVLLARKSYDEGGCPIGAVIIDNATRKIVGKGHNTLVQESHPYNHGETSAIRDAGRIDFGQTTIFTSLSPCDVCASLVSMRGFARVVVGDITNASGNEAMLQDKGIQVEILEDQKGIELYAQFRVEKPEQDLEDWQGLNAVVKRPA
- a CDS encoding serine hydrolase domain-containing protein, whose translation is MNKYTIILPLLSVIAGSAEAKLPQNEATQVNNNQLVEEKRWQCHTKLNAAGRKSRVENGMMPHVVFDGEIKASSIESQMLKSKLPALSVAVIHKGQLDWSAAWGRIEANGTPVDCGSLFQAGSLAKPVTVLAAMRLKEAGKIDLDQNIETYLTSYALPAGFQSKTHPVTFRNLLSHTSGLTTGGYGGYAQNEPMPSDQQIVRGEEPSNTSKVMVEKEPGTSLAYSGGGYTVVEIALQDQLNQDFHQIMNQWLLRPIGMKQADFSVPLAKSKHPHTALGHQIDGTVVQGGWHNHPEQAAAGLWATATDMAMLLLELHKGYKGESEVFSQSSIHELLANPIENHAYGFRMMGQGDDVFITHYGGTMGYQAGMTLNLKTGDGAVYLTNSNNGSNLGSAFLRAVSRTYQWPVFQEENVQRLKQPVKVLKSLTGTYTFPDQGWHMSVTHDSDTLRFDFPAGNRLPLVMTPIQGRPLEFAHETGVHAYFKNKENIMHIQLFGQIGQRLSNEKQ